A region from the Paenibacillus humicola genome encodes:
- a CDS encoding divergent PAP2 family protein has translation MGIFFNFPLMAALVAVVAAQAIKIPLYWITNKKLTIGLGFSTGGMPSSHSAAVCSLASAVGMQEGLASDSFAIAVVFSIITMYDAAGIRRHAGLHAAILNRIGKTMSKPEQGTEESWPLKELLGHRPIEVFAGALFGIAVALVLRVSIFS, from the coding sequence TTGGGCATTTTTTTTAATTTTCCGCTTATGGCCGCCTTGGTCGCAGTCGTAGCCGCGCAGGCAATCAAAATTCCGCTGTATTGGATAACGAACAAAAAGCTGACCATCGGGCTGGGCTTCAGCACGGGCGGCATGCCGAGCTCGCATTCGGCGGCGGTCTGCTCGCTCGCGTCCGCAGTCGGGATGCAGGAAGGGCTGGCTTCGGATTCGTTCGCAATCGCCGTCGTTTTCAGCATCATTACGATGTATGACGCGGCCGGCATCCGTCGGCACGCCGGACTGCATGCCGCAATATTGAACCGAATCGGCAAAACGATGTCAAAGCCGGAGCAAGGAACCGAGGAGTCGTGGCCGCTCAAGGAGCTGCTCGGACACCGGCCGATCGAGGTTTTTGCCGGGGCTTTGTTCGGGATCGCCGTTGCGCTGGTGCTGCGGGTGTCGATTTTTTCCTGA
- a CDS encoding NAD(P)/FAD-dependent oxidoreductase has translation MVFDCAIIGGGLAGLQASIQLGRYRHRTLVLDSGDGRSSLCRCYHNIIGWPDGVSGQHLRQLGRLQAERLGVEFVRGRVVRAERNGTAGFMLTGDNGDVYESKRILLATGVQDRIPLKEQLLDCLGLSVFICPDCDGYETADRKTLVIGSGDAGASMALTLTFWTRDLIYINHERTEIGAAYRDKLVRHGIVYVEDAVAEIAHEQGRLEGIRLAGSGEWLTASHAFVAFGGNKVRTELAAQLGVPVAGSGHIEVDPRTKQTACEHIWAAGDVTAHSEQAAIAMGDGIQAAIWIHKSLLS, from the coding sequence ATGGTTTTCGATTGCGCAATTATCGGAGGCGGGCTCGCGGGACTTCAGGCCTCCATTCAGCTGGGAAGATACCGCCACCGGACATTGGTGCTGGATTCGGGCGATGGCCGCTCTTCGCTGTGCCGCTGCTATCACAATATTATCGGCTGGCCGGACGGCGTCAGCGGTCAGCATTTGCGGCAGCTTGGCCGGCTTCAGGCGGAGCGGCTCGGGGTCGAATTTGTCCGTGGACGGGTTGTACGCGCAGAGCGGAACGGCACCGCCGGCTTCATGCTGACCGGGGATAACGGCGATGTCTACGAGTCGAAGCGGATCTTGCTGGCGACGGGCGTGCAGGACCGGATTCCGCTGAAGGAGCAGCTGCTGGACTGCCTCGGCCTCAGCGTATTTATCTGCCCGGACTGCGACGGCTACGAGACGGCGGACCGGAAGACGCTCGTCATCGGCTCGGGCGATGCCGGCGCTTCGATGGCGCTGACGCTCACCTTTTGGACACGCGATCTTATCTATATTAATCACGAGCGGACGGAGATCGGCGCTGCATATCGGGACAAGCTGGTTCGTCACGGCATTGTTTATGTCGAGGATGCCGTGGCGGAGATCGCGCACGAGCAGGGCCGGCTCGAAGGGATCCGGCTTGCCGGCAGCGGCGAATGGCTGACGGCCTCGCACGCATTCGTCGCCTTCGGCGGAAACAAGGTGAGAACGGAGCTTGCGGCTCAGCTCGGCGTTCCCGTAGCCGGCAGCGGCCACATCGAGGTCGATCCGCGCACGAAACAGACGGCATGCGAGCATATCTGGGCGGCCGGCGACGTGACCGCCCACTCCGAGCAGGCGGCGATCGCCATGGGGGACGGCATTCAAGCGGCCATATGGATTCACAAAAGTCTTTTGTCGTAA
- a CDS encoding c-type cytochrome has protein sequence MYQKIGLLLLLMCLFAGMTACGGNNGATPAPPETNAGTPDSGANGNTAAADAEAVYKAQCIGCHAADLSGGVGPNLQKIGAELSQDKIAAQIENGGGGMPAFKSTLSADQIAALSQWLAAHK, from the coding sequence ATGTACCAGAAAATCGGTTTGCTGCTTTTGCTGATGTGCTTATTTGCGGGCATGACCGCTTGCGGCGGCAATAACGGAGCGACCCCCGCCCCTCCGGAAACGAACGCCGGAACGCCGGATTCCGGCGCTAACGGAAACACCGCTGCAGCGGATGCCGAAGCGGTCTATAAAGCGCAATGCATCGGCTGCCATGCGGCGGACTTGTCCGGGGGCGTCGGGCCGAATCTGCAGAAGATCGGCGCCGAGCTTTCGCAGGACAAGATCGCGGCGCAGATCGAGAACGGCGGCGGCGGCATGCCGGCCTTCAAAAGCACGCTGAGCGCCGACCAAATTGCGGCCTTATCCCAGTGGCTGGCTGCCCATAAATAA
- a CDS encoding RidA family protein produces the protein MGSWKRELTAAEGYQFARSAGLEVLAMLRSGLGSLDQVKRVVKVEGIVNSVPEFERPNIVLNGFSDLMREVFGKKGAKRGRCRERTCFGKIQRSWPA, from the coding sequence ATGGGGAGCTGGAAGCGTGAACTAACGGCTGCTGAAGGATACCAGTTCGCACGGAGTGCCGGTTTGGAAGTGCTTGCGATGCTGCGAAGCGGGCTCGGTTCACTCGATCAAGTGAAACGCGTCGTTAAAGTGGAAGGTATTGTTAATTCCGTTCCCGAATTCGAAAGGCCGAATATTGTGCTGAACGGATTTTCCGATCTGATGCGGGAGGTGTTTGGGAAGAAGGGCGCCAAGCGTGGTCGGTGCCGGGAGCGGACTTGCTTCGGGAAAATCCAGCGATCGTGGCCGGCTTGA
- a CDS encoding DUF4157 domain-containing protein, which yields MMSKKPGQEPAKRISRSETNLETEARKAAANSPAGDRIRGGQKPFSAGALIQLQRSMGNRALGRWLGNGRPPAELTLQRKENRTGMPDVLKSGVERLSGMTMDDVKVHYNSVKPAGLQALAYAQGTDIYVGPGQEKHLPHEAWHVVQQRQGRVAPTTEVSGEAVNDERSLEEEADAMGARALQAGSGTVQRKADGTGEVAAEADSSAGIERPSRGSGIVQRRVVTGSGDEATIDDIAEYFDTNDLKQAISDRDLKRDLTKENKNDKRDLTIREFLDKIGAIGDSKSDSEDDSDDEWDPADYAADPMDPDDVLSSDVRKSLSFDSTAKGWMKTDTPKDASGSYVCHICRQKIKKGEKVDMDHLPPWKDRLHAFITEEQLTEDDTDELSGANMKKLYNMRGSVFAHSSCNRGHSGEQNYVKKWGSAENWYKAGGGAPF from the coding sequence ATGATGTCGAAAAAGCCGGGACAGGAGCCGGCGAAACGAATATCGCGCAGCGAAACGAATCTCGAAACGGAAGCGCGTAAAGCGGCGGCGAATTCACCGGCAGGCGACCGCATTCGCGGCGGTCAGAAGCCGTTCTCGGCCGGAGCGCTTATCCAGCTGCAGCGATCGATGGGCAACCGCGCATTGGGCCGATGGCTCGGGAACGGAAGGCCGCCGGCGGAATTGACGCTGCAGCGCAAGGAAAACCGCACCGGTATGCCGGACGTGCTGAAATCCGGCGTGGAGCGCTTAAGCGGAATGACGATGGACGATGTGAAGGTCCATTATAATTCCGTTAAACCGGCCGGGCTGCAGGCGCTGGCTTATGCGCAGGGGACGGATATTTACGTCGGGCCCGGACAGGAGAAGCATTTGCCGCATGAGGCTTGGCACGTCGTCCAACAGCGCCAGGGCCGGGTCGCGCCGACGACGGAAGTTAGCGGCGAGGCGGTGAACGACGAGCGGTCGCTGGAAGAGGAAGCCGATGCGATGGGAGCGAGAGCGCTTCAGGCCGGGAGCGGCACCGTTCAGCGGAAAGCGGACGGCACGGGAGAGGTCGCCGCGGAAGCTGACTCATCCGCCGGAATTGAAAGGCCGTCGCGGGGCAGCGGCATCGTCCAGCGGAGGGTGGTGACGGGCAGCGGCGATGAAGCGACCATCGACGATATCGCCGAATATTTCGATACGAACGATTTGAAGCAGGCAATAAGCGATCGCGATTTAAAGCGGGATTTAACCAAGGAAAATAAAAACGACAAAAGAGATTTAACCATCCGGGAGTTTCTGGATAAAATCGGCGCGATCGGCGATTCGAAATCGGATTCCGAGGACGACAGCGACGATGAATGGGATCCGGCCGATTATGCAGCCGACCCGATGGATCCCGACGACGTGCTTTCCTCCGATGTCCGGAAAAGCTTGTCCTTCGATTCAACGGCGAAAGGTTGGATGAAGACCGATACGCCGAAAGACGCGTCCGGCAGCTATGTCTGCCATATCTGCCGCCAAAAAATCAAGAAAGGCGAAAAGGTCGACATGGACCATCTTCCGCCTTGGAAAGATCGGCTTCATGCGTTCATTACAGAAGAGCAGCTGACGGAGGACGACACGGACGAGCTGAGCGGGGCCAATATGAAGAAGCTGTACAACATGCGGGGAAGCGTATTCGCACATTCCTCGTGCAACCGGGGACATTCGGGCGAACAAAATTATGTCAAGAAGTGGGGCAGCGCGGAAAACTGGTACAAAGCCGGCGGCGGCGCGCCTTTCTAA